One segment of Phragmites australis chromosome 13, lpPhrAust1.1, whole genome shotgun sequence DNA contains the following:
- the LOC133888632 gene encoding uncharacterized protein LOC133888632, with the protein MVFHLLAFAAARGFLQVFQVSAPLLWPFNLWLPSARHLPEACAVFYGALASHAAWLRGTVRSHRRHGSSTGGVGEYISQALHNISSPY; encoded by the coding sequence ATGGTGTTCCACCTGCTGGCGttcgcggcggcgaggggcttCCTGCAGGTGTTCCAGGTCTCGGCGCCGCTACTGTGGCCGTTCAACCTGTGGCTGCCGTCCGCGCGCCACCTGCCCGAGGCCTGCGCCGTCTTCTACGGCGCGCTCGCCTCGCACGCCGCGTGGCTGCGCGGCACCGTccggagccaccgccgccacggGAGCAGCACGGGCGGCGTCGGCGAGTACATCAGCCAAGCGCTGCACAACATCTCCTCCCCTTACTGA